Proteins encoded in a region of the Paenibacillus wynnii genome:
- a CDS encoding aldehyde dehydrogenase produces MRSYPTSSPKECFSVEQLTSQHIDDMLAEHRHFFDSGITREASFRIQQLQKLREVILRNESRIFTALNTDLHKSEFEAYSNEIGFVLDSIRSVTKKLNRWMKPVRVKSPLHLFPSKSYTISEPYGTVLIIGPFNYPFQLLLEPLIGAMAAGNGAVLKPSESTPRVSALIRDMISETFDKSYIRVVEGERETTSLLIHAKFDYIFFTGSVPVGRIVMEAAAKNLTPVTLELGGKSPVIVDKSANLKLAAKRIVWGKLINAGQTCIAPDYLLAHSDIAAELISLIKHYITVFYGSDAQNNPDYGRIVNERQVQRLAGLIERDKEKIIMGGKVAPEDLYVEPTLLYPVTWDQASMEDEIFGPILPIMEYSHLEEAIQTIKDHPKPLALYLFTEDRNVEHEVLSRVSFGGGCINDTISHVASPNLPFGGVGNSGMGAYHGKHSFDLFSHRKSIVKRSTRIDLGVVYPPYKDKVKLARRILK; encoded by the coding sequence ATCCGTTCGTATCCTACCAGCAGCCCAAAGGAGTGTTTTTCAGTGGAACAACTAACTTCTCAACATATAGACGACATGCTTGCAGAACATCGGCATTTTTTTGACAGCGGCATTACAAGAGAGGCTTCGTTTCGAATCCAGCAGCTGCAGAAGTTGAGGGAGGTCATCCTTCGCAACGAAAGCCGAATCTTTACCGCTTTGAACACCGATCTTCATAAAAGCGAATTCGAGGCTTACTCCAACGAAATAGGCTTTGTCCTCGACAGTATAAGATCCGTGACTAAGAAGCTGAACCGGTGGATGAAGCCTGTGAGGGTCAAATCGCCCCTGCATTTATTTCCGTCCAAAAGCTATACGATAAGCGAGCCTTACGGAACGGTACTCATTATAGGCCCGTTTAACTACCCGTTTCAATTGCTGCTGGAACCTTTGATTGGAGCGATGGCTGCCGGTAACGGAGCTGTCCTCAAGCCCTCAGAGAGTACTCCGAGAGTCTCGGCCCTTATTCGGGATATGATTAGTGAAACCTTTGATAAGTCCTATATCCGTGTAGTGGAGGGTGAAAGAGAAACCACATCCCTGCTTATTCACGCTAAATTCGATTATATCTTCTTCACTGGAAGTGTGCCGGTCGGCAGGATTGTGATGGAGGCAGCTGCCAAGAACCTCACCCCTGTAACGCTGGAGCTTGGGGGTAAGAGCCCTGTCATAGTCGACAAAAGTGCTAACCTGAAGCTTGCAGCCAAGCGCATCGTCTGGGGTAAGCTGATTAATGCAGGTCAAACCTGCATCGCCCCTGATTATTTACTTGCTCATAGTGATATTGCAGCTGAGCTGATTTCGCTGATCAAGCATTATATCACGGTATTCTATGGCTCCGATGCGCAGAACAACCCTGATTATGGCCGGATCGTTAATGAACGTCAGGTTCAGAGACTAGCCGGGTTAATTGAGCGTGATAAAGAGAAAATAATTATGGGCGGTAAGGTGGCACCGGAGGATTTATACGTAGAGCCTACTCTGCTCTACCCTGTAACCTGGGATCAAGCTTCGATGGAGGATGAAATCTTCGGGCCCATACTCCCGATCATGGAGTACAGCCATTTAGAGGAGGCCATCCAGACCATTAAGGACCATCCCAAACCCCTGGCATTATATCTGTTCACAGAGGATAGAAATGTGGAACATGAGGTTCTGAGCAGAGTTTCCTTTGGTGGCGGTTGTATTAATGATACGATCTCCCATGTAGCCAGTCCCAACCTTCCCTTCGGCGGAGTCGGTAACTCAGGTATGGGTGCTTACCACGGCAAACATAGCTTCGACCTCTTTTCCCACCGCAAAAGCATTGTAAAACGCAGCACGAGGATAGACCTCGGCGTTGTCTACCCGCCTTATAAGGATAAGGTGAAGCTTGCTCGGAGGATTTTGAAATAA
- a CDS encoding aldo/keto reductase, giving the protein MDYRQLGPSGLQVSALGLGTNAFGKRADQTGSIEIIHAALDQGINFIDTANIYAGTESERMIGVALEGRRQQAVLTTKAGLVARKGPNGSGSSRHHLMQELEDSLRRLRTDYVDLYQIHTFDPRTPLEETLRTLDDMISSGKVRYIGASNYWAWELMKALSISEAKNFSRYISIQCSYSLADRTPEQELVPLCLDQGIGMIPYFPLAGGILTGKYNAGTTAPAGSRADTDPNFRRFLSDSRIKLGETIGHIAADLGHSPTALSLAWLMGRPAVSTVIVGATKVEQLKENLKSISISLDQHTLDNLDQASSSFRHGEPFAFYRLPQ; this is encoded by the coding sequence CTGGATTATCGTCAGCTTGGCCCTAGTGGACTACAAGTATCTGCTCTCGGACTCGGTACGAATGCCTTCGGCAAACGGGCCGATCAAACGGGGTCCATTGAGATTATACATGCAGCTTTGGATCAAGGTATTAATTTTATAGATACGGCCAATATTTATGCAGGAACGGAGTCCGAGCGTATGATCGGAGTGGCGCTTGAGGGCAGACGGCAGCAGGCCGTTTTAACAACCAAGGCCGGACTGGTTGCCAGAAAAGGCCCGAACGGATCGGGCTCTTCCCGCCACCATCTTATGCAGGAGCTGGAAGATAGCCTGCGCCGCCTAAGAACGGACTATGTTGATCTGTACCAGATCCATACCTTTGATCCGCGAACCCCGCTTGAGGAGACCTTGCGAACGTTAGATGACATGATTTCCTCAGGGAAGGTACGCTATATCGGTGCCTCCAACTATTGGGCTTGGGAACTCATGAAAGCTCTCAGTATCAGTGAAGCGAAGAACTTCTCTCGATATATATCCATTCAGTGCAGCTACTCCCTCGCAGACCGGACACCTGAGCAAGAGCTTGTGCCGCTTTGTCTGGATCAAGGCATTGGAATGATCCCTTACTTTCCGCTTGCCGGAGGTATTTTGACCGGAAAATACAATGCAGGTACCACCGCGCCAGCAGGCTCTCGTGCAGATACGGACCCTAATTTCCGCCGATTTCTCAGCGACAGCCGTATTAAGCTAGGAGAAACCATTGGGCATATTGCCGCAGATCTCGGACATTCGCCTACTGCACTTTCTTTAGCATGGCTGATGGGCAGACCTGCCGTTTCCACTGTTATCGTTGGTGCCACCAAGGTCGAACAGCTTAAGGAAAACTTGAAAAGTATCTCTATTTCGCTAGATCAGCACACGCTGGACAATCTCGATCAAGCCAGCAGCTCTTTTCGTCATGGAGAGCCGTTCGCCTTTTACCGTTTACCACAATAA
- a CDS encoding flavin reductase family protein encodes MFIRAETQTVHDNYKLLIGSIVPRPIAFVTSIDEEGIVNAAPFSFFNIVNNDPPMIMFSCNRLPNGEMKGTSRNILSHKEFVVHIVDEDNIEAINYTSINAPHGISEISLAGLTTVPAQEIKVPRVQECKIAMECRLVQHVDLGTSDMIIGEVLVFYIEDELYENGRINIDKLKPVSRLAGATYGTIGRTFDRARPLYDSK; translated from the coding sequence ATGTTTATCCGTGCAGAAACACAGACGGTTCATGATAATTACAAGCTATTGATCGGCAGTATTGTACCTAGACCTATTGCCTTTGTAACTTCTATAGATGAAGAGGGAATTGTGAATGCAGCACCGTTTAGTTTCTTCAACATTGTAAATAATGATCCGCCTATGATTATGTTCTCCTGTAATCGGTTGCCGAATGGGGAGATGAAGGGGACCTCCCGTAACATACTGAGCCATAAGGAATTTGTGGTTCATATTGTAGACGAGGATAATATCGAAGCGATAAACTACACCTCCATTAATGCGCCACATGGGATTAGTGAAATCAGTCTCGCGGGGCTTACGACGGTTCCGGCACAAGAGATAAAGGTTCCGCGTGTACAGGAATGTAAGATCGCCATGGAATGCAGGTTGGTGCAGCACGTCGATCTGGGTACATCCGATATGATTATCGGCGAGGTCTTAGTATTCTATATTGAAGATGAGCTTTATGAGAATGGCCGGATTAACATCGATAAGCTGAAGCCAGTAAGTCGTTTGGCAGGGGCCACTTACGGGACGATAGGGCGAACATTTGATAGGGCTAGACCCCTATATGACAGCAAATAA
- a CDS encoding FUSC family protein: MNEGLQNRLERYGLSLYMIRVTLAASLSWMAVNALYGNQFLYFAPLAAILITQGTVKASLEKGIYRLLGIFLGGVVSLFVGRFFDVGGFSILIMLLLGIGVATACRINIQAVTQIGVTSILALSFYQDSYVLWRITETFIGVAIAVIINIIIVPPNAFVKAKRMTYESSLLLADALSGLATGGRGYKQAADALDQAGRWLKRGGQEQKELHFTLSHYKYRSELKKLMTSTAHLKVIHSYIKGIAEEIQLIPSHYVAADWMIEIVEVTADCIAIYGTKALSEDADCQTSLADNLRRARELQLASFSDLQGRCSLTAIRDLGAVFSHLNRLLDEVERAEFDTYAAASDPSGLEMARAVRFVKKGLSQKL, encoded by the coding sequence ATGAACGAGGGGTTACAAAACCGCCTTGAGAGATATGGTTTATCACTTTATATGATACGGGTAACGCTTGCCGCGTCCCTCTCCTGGATGGCCGTAAATGCTTTATATGGCAATCAATTTTTATACTTTGCACCGCTTGCTGCGATTCTTATTACTCAGGGAACCGTGAAGGCTTCACTCGAAAAGGGTATTTACCGACTACTTGGCATATTCCTCGGGGGAGTTGTCAGTCTTTTCGTAGGGCGCTTCTTCGATGTAGGCGGCTTCTCTATTCTGATCATGCTGCTGCTTGGAATCGGAGTTGCCACCGCCTGCCGCATTAATATCCAGGCCGTTACGCAAATCGGTGTCACTTCGATCCTTGCACTTAGCTTCTATCAGGACAGCTACGTTCTGTGGCGAATCACCGAGACCTTCATTGGTGTAGCCATAGCCGTAATAATTAATATTATTATTGTTCCCCCTAATGCCTTCGTCAAGGCCAAACGCATGACCTATGAGAGCAGTCTATTACTGGCAGATGCACTCAGCGGCCTTGCTACGGGTGGACGCGGATATAAGCAGGCTGCGGATGCTCTAGATCAGGCAGGCCGATGGCTTAAGCGCGGGGGGCAGGAGCAGAAAGAGCTGCATTTCACCTTATCCCACTACAAATACCGGAGCGAACTGAAGAAGCTGATGACTTCGACAGCCCACTTGAAGGTAATTCATTCGTATATAAAAGGAATTGCGGAAGAGATACAGCTCATCCCGTCGCATTATGTAGCCGCCGACTGGATGATAGAGATAGTAGAAGTTACCGCCGACTGTATTGCCATCTATGGCACCAAAGCTCTGTCTGAGGATGCTGATTGCCAGACTTCACTTGCGGATAACCTCCGCCGCGCTCGTGAGCTGCAGCTTGCCAGCTTTTCAGATCTGCAAGGACGGTGTTCCTTGACAGCCATCCGCGATCTCGGAGCTGTTTTCTCTCATTTAAACCGATTGCTTGACGAGGTAGAGCGTGCAGAGTTTGATACCTACGCTGCGGCTAGTGATCCATCGGGGCTTGAGATGGCTCGGGCCGTTCGATTTGTGAAAAAGGGACTCTCCCAAAAGCTATAG
- a CDS encoding ABC transporter ATP-binding protein, which yields MFAIAVEEGTIISFAEVTKRYDDEDPVLKGVSFEIEKGKFYTLLGPSGCGKTTILRLIAGFAEPTEGSIYLNGKIINHIPANERQVNTVFQDYALFPHLNVFENVAFGLRIKKLKKDVIAQKVQEALRFVNLVGYDQRAINEMSGGQRQRVAIARAIVNEPQVLLLDEPLSALDLKLRTEMQYILREMQQRLGITFIFVTHDQEEALAMSDWIFVMNKGKIEQSGTPNDIYDEPINRFVADFIGESNIVPGVMIEDYLVEFNGHRFECVDAGVKPNESVEIVIRPEDLEISTLEQGKLRVRVDSQLFRGVHYEISCYDESGHEWLVHSTRKAVVGSEIGLYFDPEAIHVMRFGETEEEFDRRLEAYSEVESHEQ from the coding sequence TTGTTTGCTATAGCTGTCGAGGAAGGGACTATCATTTCTTTTGCCGAGGTTACTAAGCGGTATGACGACGAAGATCCAGTATTAAAGGGAGTAAGTTTTGAGATTGAAAAGGGAAAGTTCTATACGCTGCTAGGTCCGTCCGGCTGTGGAAAAACAACTATATTGCGTCTGATCGCGGGATTTGCGGAGCCGACAGAGGGCTCTATTTATCTGAACGGTAAAATCATTAACCACATTCCCGCCAACGAACGGCAGGTCAATACGGTGTTTCAGGATTACGCGTTATTTCCGCACTTGAATGTTTTTGAGAATGTGGCCTTTGGTCTACGCATTAAGAAGCTGAAAAAAGATGTAATCGCGCAAAAGGTTCAGGAAGCGCTGCGTTTCGTCAATCTGGTCGGCTATGATCAGCGTGCCATTAATGAAATGTCGGGAGGTCAGCGTCAGCGTGTGGCGATTGCCCGAGCGATTGTTAACGAGCCGCAGGTATTGCTGTTGGATGAACCGCTGTCTGCTCTGGATTTGAAGCTGCGTACGGAGATGCAGTATATTTTGCGTGAAATGCAGCAGCGGCTGGGGATCACCTTTATTTTTGTTACGCATGATCAAGAGGAAGCACTGGCGATGTCAGACTGGATTTTTGTTATGAATAAAGGGAAAATCGAGCAAAGCGGCACGCCAAACGACATCTATGATGAGCCGATTAACCGGTTCGTAGCAGACTTCATTGGGGAATCGAATATCGTTCCCGGCGTGATGATTGAGGATTATCTAGTGGAGTTCAATGGTCACCGCTTTGAGTGTGTAGATGCTGGGGTTAAACCTAATGAGTCTGTAGAGATTGTGATCCGTCCGGAGGATCTTGAGATCTCCACACTGGAACAGGGTAAGCTGCGGGTGCGTGTAGATTCCCAGTTGTTCCGAGGCGTTCATTATGAGATCAGTTGTTATGATGAATCTGGGCATGAGTGGCTCGTCCATTCAACACGTAAGGCGGTTGTAGGCAGTGAAATCGGTCTGTACTTCGATCCAGAAGCGATCCATGTGATGAGGTTCGGTGAAACGGAGGAAGAATTCGACAGACGTCTCGAAGCTTACAGCGAGGTGGAGAGCCATGAACAATAA
- a CDS encoding ABC transporter permease, whose product MNNKGKSYYLIPYYLWIALFVVAPVLLIIYYSLFDLDGHLTLDNYVNFFTPVYLKMTLNSFWYAFLITVFSLLIAYPAAYLLTRTKHKQLWLLLIILPTWINLLLKTYAFIGIFGTFGPVNTFLDVLGIGEQQILFTGFSFVFVSVYIFIPFMILPIYSALEELNLSLLDAARDLGASSWTTFRRVIFPLTISGVRSGCMAVFIPALSLFMITRLIAGSRVITLGTAIEQHFLVTQDWGMGSTVAVFLIAIMALFMILWGGSRKEVRHEK is encoded by the coding sequence ATGAACAATAAGGGCAAGTCGTATTACCTAATCCCTTATTATTTATGGATTGCTTTATTCGTAGTGGCTCCGGTCCTACTAATTATCTATTACTCTTTATTTGATCTGGATGGACATCTGACGCTGGATAATTATGTTAACTTTTTTACACCTGTTTATCTGAAAATGACGCTGAACTCCTTTTGGTACGCGTTTTTGATTACAGTCTTTTCACTCCTGATCGCGTATCCGGCGGCATATTTACTGACCCGAACCAAGCATAAGCAATTATGGCTGTTGCTGATTATTTTGCCGACATGGATTAATCTGCTGCTCAAAACTTACGCTTTCATTGGCATATTCGGCACCTTCGGGCCCGTGAATACTTTCCTGGATGTGTTAGGAATCGGGGAACAGCAAATTCTGTTTACAGGCTTCAGCTTCGTGTTCGTATCCGTCTATATATTTATACCGTTTATGATTCTGCCGATTTACAGTGCGCTTGAGGAGCTTAATCTATCACTGTTGGATGCGGCCCGGGATTTGGGTGCTTCCAGCTGGACAACGTTCAGACGGGTTATTTTTCCGCTGACGATTTCGGGTGTTCGTTCCGGCTGTATGGCTGTTTTCATCCCGGCCTTATCCTTATTTATGATTACTCGCCTGATTGCTGGAAGCCGGGTTATTACACTCGGTACCGCGATTGAGCAGCATTTTCTCGTCACACAGGATTGGGGTATGGGTTCGACGGTTGCGGTTTTCCTGATTGCCATTATGGCGCTCTTTATGATTCTGTGGGGCGGTTCTCGAAAAGAGGTGCGGCATGAGAAATAA
- a CDS encoding ABC transporter permease → MRNNNRFSNVYLVLVFAVLYAPIFYLMYYSFNSGGTMHGFEGFTLDYYREVIHDTRLMIIVINTLVIALLSSAIATIIAIVGALAIQRIRDRRAKNALLSLNNVLIVSPDVIIGASFLILFTIVGIKLGFTSVLLSHVAFSVPIAVLMILPHLQDMSPTLTDAARDLGASRRDVLTKVILPIIKPGIFSGFFMALTYSLDDFAVTFFVTGNGYSTLSVEIYSRARQGVSLSINALSTMIFLFTIMLVVGYYFLNRRKARPNVAEPVADLGVPR, encoded by the coding sequence ATGAGAAATAATAACCGATTCTCCAATGTGTATCTGGTTCTGGTCTTTGCCGTTCTTTATGCACCGATTTTTTATCTGATGTATTACTCCTTCAATAGCGGGGGGACCATGCATGGGTTTGAAGGCTTTACGCTTGACTACTATCGTGAGGTAATTCATGATACCCGGCTGATGATTATTGTCATTAATACGCTGGTTATCGCGCTTTTGTCCTCGGCTATTGCGACTATTATTGCGATTGTGGGGGCGCTGGCGATTCAGCGTATCCGTGACCGACGGGCGAAAAATGCTTTGCTGTCGTTGAACAATGTGCTTATCGTCAGTCCGGACGTCATTATCGGGGCATCCTTCCTGATCCTGTTCACCATCGTGGGCATTAAGCTAGGGTTTACGTCGGTGCTGCTGTCACATGTAGCCTTTAGCGTACCTATTGCTGTATTGATGATATTGCCTCATTTGCAGGATATGAGTCCAACCTTAACGGATGCCGCTAGAGATTTGGGGGCGAGCCGCAGGGATGTGTTAACGAAGGTTATTTTGCCGATTATTAAGCCGGGGATATTTAGTGGATTTTTTATGGCGCTCACGTATTCTTTGGATGATTTTGCGGTTACATTCTTTGTGACTGGCAATGGGTACTCCACGTTATCGGTTGAGATTTATTCCAGAGCCCGGCAGGGGGTATCCCTATCCATTAATGCGCTATCGACGATGATCTTTCTGTTTACCATCATGCTAGTGGTGGGGTACTACTTCCTGAATCGCCGAAAAGCGCGCCCGAATGTCGCTGAGCCTGTTGCTGACTTGGGGGTGCCTAGATGA